A stretch of Episyrphus balteatus chromosome 2, idEpiBalt1.1, whole genome shotgun sequence DNA encodes these proteins:
- the LOC129909917 gene encoding catenin delta-2 — MMLWTNNEGQKNPSVSVNNLEYNNLNNSKDPRCQSPSTYSQHSHKSEDTASLLHAHKQKTTRRVTTVTKVIHEVNHIRPEAIVAAADYIKMPLEDNRETRGVSIDYVTMPMGVHSRSQYINYNQIEQHTGAPIYMQENKQFQTHYQEYDNFPPGSHYPASSTFNVMQAVGNAGSYLSEYSSNERIGTPQTPNEHSSSTSPLPLNTAAGMSPSLAQSYLQTSQFDELADYHTSPLSVSKADNHYAEESALLYGYISTSNFGIPTNNLESNANPAYPTRALMFGDNLTSSSSSAVHPRQRFGTEQELLKHMSQLSTNDATTSPRGADDRYVENNGEHCQAIRWRDPNLSEVISFLDNPNSSVKANAAAYLQHLCYMDDPNKQKTRTLGGIPALVRLLDHENLEVHKNACGALRNLSYGRQNDENKRAIKNAGGISALINLLCRTMESEIKELITGVIWNLSSCEDLKRSIIDDGLNVIVSCIIMPHSGCDPTCTGEMFTSTVFRNASGALRNVSSAGEYARTKLRECKNLVECLLFVVKTSIEKNNIGNKIVENCVCILRNLSYRCQEVEDTNYDKHPTLMNKTASSIEVKAENFGCFGASKKKREYEYTEPNDSMKSAENGGASSLQTLPRSSAHRKGYEQLWQPDVVQYYLALLQSCSNPETLEAAAGAIQNLAACYWQPSIDIRAAVRKEKGLPILVELLRMEVDRVVCAVATALRNLALDQRNKELIGKYAMRDLVQKLPSGNAQHDQGTSDDTITAVLATINEVIKRNAEFARSLLDANGVDRLMNIVRQRQKYTSCVLKFASQVLYTMWQHNDLREVYKKQGWKEQDFVTKTVAARNAAPNSPNNANNTLNRPMASQSQTRYEDRTIGRNAHHNSMASRNMETVICENGEATNFNSGTMTYRKKNDQFYEHPDGGIPTRLTHSDSVENNLQEPA, encoded by the coding sequence ATGATGCTTTGGACCAATAACGAAGGTCAGAAGAATCCATCTGTGTCTGTGAACAACTTGGAATACAACAATTTGAACAATTCCAAAGATCCGAGGTGCCAATCGCCGAGCACCTATTCGCAGCATTCGCACAAGAGTGAAGACACTGCTTCACTGCTGCATGCCCACAAACAAAAGACCACACGTCGCGTAACCACTGTTACCAAAGTAATTCACGAAGTCAATCACATTCGTCCAGAAGCTATTGTTGCCGCCGCCGATTACATAAAAATGCCCTTGGAGGATAATCGCGAAACCAGAGGCGTATCCATTGACTATGTAACCATGCCGATGGGCGTTCACTCCCGATCTCAATACATTAATTATAATCAGATTGAGCAGCACACTGGTGCTCCTATCTATATGCAGGAGAATAAACAATTCCAAACTCATTACCAAGAGTATGATAATTTTCCACCTGGCAGCCATTATCCGGCTTCGTCGACTTTTAATGTCATGCAGGCGGTCGGCAATGCTGGGTCTTATCTATCAGAATATAGTTCGAATGAACGAATAGGAACACCACAGACTCCGAATGAGCATAGTAGCTCTACGTCCCCATTGCCGTTGAATACGGCTGCTGGGATGTCGCCTAGTTTGGCCCAATCGTACTTACAAACGTCGCAGTTCGATGAACTTGCCGACTATCACACATCGCCCTTGTCTGTGAGCAAGGCTGATAATCATTATGCCGAGGAGTCGGCTCTCCTTTATGGCTATATATCGACATCTAATTTCGGCATTCCGACTAATAATTTGGAATCGAATGCCAATCCAGCATATCCAACTAGAGCGCTAATGTTCGGTGATAATCTAACTAGTTCCTCTTCGAGTGCAGTGCATCCGCGACAGAGGTTTGGCACCGAACAGGAACTGCTGAAGCATATGTCGCAGTTGTCTACTAACGATGCGACTACATCTCCGCGTGGGGCGGATGATCGTTATGTTGAGAATAATGGGGAGCATTGTCAGGCAATTAGATGGCGTGATCCGAATTTATCTGAGGTCATTAGCTTCCTGGACAATCCAAATAGTTCGGTGAAGGCAAATGCAGCTGCTTATTTGCAGCATTTGTGCTATATGGATGATCCGAATAAGCAAAAGACAAGAACTCTGGGTGGTATACCCGCACTGGTGCGGTTGTTGGATCATGAGAATTTAGAAGTACACAAGAACGCATGCGGAGCTCTGCGAAACTTGTCGTACGGGCGTCAGAATGACGAAAATAAACGTGCAATAAAAAATGCCGGAGGAATTTCTGCTCTAATTAATTTGCTTTGTCGTACGATGGAGTCAGAGATCAAAGAACTGATCACCGGAGTAATATGGAATCTTTCGTCATGTGAAGATCTCAAACGGTCCATTATCGATGATGGATTGAATGTAATCGTATCCTGCATTATAATGCCGCACTCTGGATGCGATCCCACATGCACAGGCGAAATGTTCACATCGACTGTTTTTCGTAATGCATCGGGCGCTCTTCGCAATGTCAGTTCGGCTGGGGAGTATGCTCGTACAAAGTTGCGGGAGTGCAAGAACCTTGTCGAGTGTTTGCTGTTTGTGGTAAAGACTTCGATTGAGAAGAATAACATTGGCAACAAAATAGTTGAGAATTGCGTTTGCATTTTGAGAAATTTGTCATACCGCTGTCAGGAGGTGGAGGATACAAATTATGACAAACATCCGACTTTGATGAATAAGACCGCATCATCGATTGAAGTTAAGGCAGAAAACTTTGGATGCTTTGGAGCTAGTAAGAAGAAGCGCGAATACGAATACACCGAACCCAACGATAGCATGAAGTCGGCTGAGAATGGAGGTGCATCATCACTTCAGACTTTGCCACGCAGCAGTGCTCATAGGAAGGGATATGAGCAATTGTGGCAGCCAGATGTGGTTCAGTATTATCTCGCCTTGTTGCAGAGTTGCTCTAATCCAGAGACTTTGGAGGCAGCTGCTGGCGCCATTCAGAATTTGGCTGCTTGCTATTGGCAGCCCAGCATAGACATTCGTGCAGCTGTTCGAAAGGAAAAGGGTCTACCAATTCTAGTTGAGTTGCTGCGCATGGAAGTGGATCGTGTAGTATGTGCCGTTGCCACAGCCTTAAGAAATCTTGCTCTAGATCAACGAAACAAGGAGCTCATCGGGAAGTACGCAATGCGGGATTTGGTACAAAAGTTACCATCGGGCAATGCCCAACACGATCAGGGCACCTCTGATGACACCATCACAGCTGTGTTGGCCACCATAAATGAGGTTATTAAGCGGAATGCCGAGTTTGCTCGGTCTTTGCTCGATGCCAATGGCGTTGATCGTTTGATGAACATTGTACGTCAACGACAGAAATACACATCGTGTGTATTGAAATTTGCCTCACAGGTACTCTATACCATGTGGCAGCACAACGATTTGCGTGAAGTCTACAAAAAGCAAGGCTGGAAGGAGCAGGACTTTGTCACAAAAACAGTCGCTGCTCGCAATGCAGCTCCCAATTCCCCGAATAATGCAAACAACACTTTAAATCGACCAATGGCATCACAGAGTCAGACACGCTATGAAGATCGCACCATTGGACGCAATGCCCATCACAATTCAATGGCCAGTCGAAATATGGAGACAGTCATCTGTGAGAACGGTGAAGCGACCAACTTTAATTCCGGCACGATGACCTATCGAAAGAAAAACGATCAGTTTTACGAACACCCTGATGGTGGCATTCCAACCAGGCTAACACATTCTGATTCCGTGGAGAATAATCTCCAGGAGCCTGCTTAa